GCGTTCCATGTCGCGCTCCTCGGCGCGCTCGCGCAGCGAGTCGCGCTTGTCGTGCAGCTTCTTTCCCCGCACCAGCGCCAGCTTCACCTTGGCGATCCCGTTGCTGAAGTGGATGTCCAGCGGCACCAGCGTCAGCCCCTTCTGCTCCACCTGCCCCACCAGCTTGCGCAGCTCGCCGCGGTGCATCAGCAGCTTGCGGGGGCGAAGCGGGTCGTGGTTGAAGCGGTTCCCCTGCTCGTAGGGAGAGACGTGCAGGTTGTACAGCCACAGCTCGCCGCCGCTGAAGGTGGCGAAGGCGTCGGCCAGGTTGGCCTTGCCGGCACGCAGGCTCTTGACCTCGGTCCCCTGCAGCACGATCCCCGTCTCCCAGGTGTCGAGCACGTGGAACTCGTGGCGAGC
This DNA window, taken from Longimicrobium sp., encodes the following:
- the smpB gene encoding SsrA-binding protein SmpB: MNSPQPKERSGDRVVAQNRKARHEFHVLDTWETGIVLQGTEVKSLRAGKANLADAFATFSGGELWLYNLHVSPYEQGNRFNHDPLRPRKLLMHRGELRKLVGQVEQKGLTLVPLDIHFSNGIAKVKLALVRGKKLHDKRDSLRERAEERDMERGFKDREF